A region of Enoplosus armatus isolate fEnoArm2 chromosome 14, fEnoArm2.hap1, whole genome shotgun sequence DNA encodes the following proteins:
- the LOC139296730 gene encoding cysteine/serine-rich nuclear protein 1-like — MYINHHSQTMRGILKRKFAEVDDSPCYSSSSPPSSLSSSASSEWESDGESSPPDNQDFTPHSPSSPTSLPIQSTLKRPKLAGAQSNVRFDQVTVFSFPRCQGFTSVPSHGGATLGMTQRHSTLQRYTVAEHALEQRHRHRERLRERLREERFKALKHNLITSGAIDQREASRLTVDQIPDEDADVHISDAELEDGSFLQPYSSKQRQALLQAAGVKRVDREEKRQLHALRLSREDCGCDCQGFCEPETCACSLAGIKCQVDRFNFPCGCTKDGCGNTQGRIEFNSRRVQTHYIHTAMRLELEKRLQDETLSQEDQTGLPEDQDEAHPIQRAQDKSCPFGFTMEEDDLPLTMPATPSFHFIPERLVVEENSCSSDMTESSCSSSDSDSGGCLNGSQNLPEVDGGLSRALSISENNNYSTCSQLRHTGDNSATHSTPTNSTGPLTANTFTDNTSWTSLTDYLDENANQARDFFDEDSLEGYPNTPSPTVDYSSGRYMDLSLSSDSDLEFFDCDYTSGPLHSSFKLHRHPDSFCHLQLFSSVNLPPYESSTYLLESLIGLTEPSPEQGYAVSDTQLL; from the exons ATGTATATCAACCACCACAGCCAAACAATGAGAGGCATCCTGAAGAGAAAGTTTGCAGAGGTAGATGACAGCCCCtgctactcctcctcctctcctccgtcctccctctcctcctctgcctcctcggAGTGGGAGTCCGACGGGGAGAGCAGCCCCCCCGACAACCAGGATTTCACACCTCACAGTCCTTCTTCACCCACCAGTTTACCCA TTCAGTCCACCCTGAAGAGGCCCAAGCTCGCAGGTGCACAGAGCAACGTGCGCTTTGACCAAGTGACGGTGTTCAGTTTCCCGCGCTGCCAGGGCTTCACCAGCGTGCCCAGCCATGGAGGCGCCACCCTGGGCATGACGCAGAGGCACAGCACCCTCCAGAGATACACGGTGGCAGAGCATGCGCTGGAGCAACGGcacaggcacagagagaggctcagagagagactgagagaagagaggttCAAGGCATTGAAACACAAC TTGATCACCAGTGGGGCCATTGACCAGAGAGAAGCAAGCAGGCTCACAGTGGATCAAATCCCAGATGAAGACGCTGATGTCCACATCAGTGATGCTGAGCTGGAGGACGGAAGTTTCCTTCAGCCGTACTCCTCCAAACAGCGGCAGGCTCTCCTTCAGGCGGCAGGGGTGAAGCGCGTagacagggaggagaagaggcagCTTCACGCCCTGCGTCTCTCCAGGGAGGACTGTGGATGTGACTGTCAAGGCTTTTGTGAGCCAGAGACCTGCGCATGCAGTCTGGCAGGAATCAAGTGCCAG gtggacCGCTTCAACTTCCCATGTGGCTGCACTAAGGATGGCTGTGGAAACACTCAGGGGCGCATCGAGTTCAATTCCAGACGTGTGCAGACTCATTACATCCACACCGCCATGAGACTCGAACTGGAGAAGCGACTCCAAGATGAAACACTGAGCCAAGAGGACCAGACAGGACTTCCAGAGGACCAGGATGAGGCCCATCCGATACAGAGGGCACAGGACAAGAGCTGCCCCTTTGGGTTCACCATGGAGGAAGATGATCTTCCTCTCACCATGCCCGCCACtccttcctttcatttcatccCAGAGCGGTTGGTAGTGGAAGagaacagctgcagcagcgacATGACCGaatcctcctgctcttcctccgaCTCTGATTCAGGAGGATGCCTTAATGGGAGTCAGAATCTCCCTGAAGTTGATGGAGGGTTGTCACGTGCCCTCAGCATCTCCGAAAATAATAACTACTCTACGTGCAGCCAACTGAGGCACACAGGGGACAACTCTGCCACTCACAGCACACCTACTAACAGTACAGGACCACTGACAGccaacacattcacagacaatACAAGCTGGACCTCGCTGACAGATTACCTCGATGAGAATGCAAACCAAGCCAGAGACTTCTTTGACGAAGACTCTCTTGAGGGCTACCCCAACACTCCCTCCCCCACCGTGGACTATTCCTCAGGCAGGTACATGGACCTGAGCCTCTCCTCTGACTCTGACCTCGAGTTCTTCGACTGTGACTACACCTCTGGACCTCTGCACAGCTCTTTCAAACTACACAGACACCCGGACAGCTTTTGCCACCTCCAGCTGTTTAGCTCTGTTAATTTGCCACCGTACGAGTCGAGCACCTACCTCCTGGAGTCTCTGATCGGCTTGACTGAACCGAGCCCAGAGCAGGGTTATGCAGTCAGCGATACCCAGCTTTTATAG